One window from the genome of Opisthocomus hoazin isolate bOpiHoa1 chromosome 11, bOpiHoa1.hap1, whole genome shotgun sequence encodes:
- the NAA80 gene encoding N-alpha-acetyltransferase 80, which yields MGSVSEELSLVPLHRRPELLEACAELLGEEWGKSRASRLHRLQRSSDAFPACLLLLRSQGPAEAPAAREGPCQLVGHVRLSRVVGRPRDLFVESVVVARALRGQGYGRRLMEATERWARARGFGCLRLTTHDKQHFYAHLGFVLGEPVQSVAFLSPAVPAEVLRLFSAPLGAATAAAARPRVPAIPPPPAAPPPPPPPPVIWARGVLADGVGQSLLETPHRDAKGLPIFWMKKDI from the coding sequence atggggtccgtgtcggaggAGCTGAGCCTGGTCCCCCTGCACCGGAGGCCGGAGCTGCTGGAGGCCTGCGCCGAGCTGCTGGGCGAGGAGTGGGGGAAGAGCCGGGCATCGCGGCTCCACAGGCTCCAGCGCTCCTCGGACGCCTTCCccgcctgcctgctgctgctgcggagccAGGGCCCGGCCgaggcccccgccgcccgggagggtccctgccagctcgtgggccACGTCCGGCTCTCCCGGGTGGTCGGCCGGCCCCGCGACCTCTTCGTGGAGAGTGTGGTGGTggcccgggcgctgcggggccaGGGCTATGGGCGGCGGCTGATGGAGGCCACCGAGCGgtgggcccgggcccggggctttGGCTGCCTGCGCCTCACCACCCACGACAAGCAGCATTTCTACGCCCACCTGGGCTTCGTCCTGGGCGAGCCGGTGCAGAGCGTGGCCTTCCTCAGCCCCGCCGTCCCCGCCGAGGTGCTGCGGCTCTTCTCCGCCCCTCTTGGCGCTGCCACCGCCGCTGCCGCCAGGCCCAGGGTGCCCGCCATCCCCCCACCTCCTGCcgcccccccaccaccccccccgccaCCCGTCATCTGGGCAAGGGGGGTCCTGGCCGACGGCGTTGGGCAGAGCCTCCTGGAGACCCCCCACCGCGACGCCAAAGGGCTGCCCATCTTCTGGATGAAGAAGGACATCTGA